The genomic interval CTGCACCCCAATTAGACAACTCTGTGTTATAACCTGCGGTGATGATAAGGCCATCAAGGTGGAGTTACCAAACAGTTGTTGCATAGTTAGCTGAAACTAATCTAGGATTTCTGaaacttatatacaattgctGTGATCTGCAGGTCTGGGATGCGGCTACTGGATCAAAGTTGTATACTTTTGAAGGTCATGAGGCTCCTGTTCATTCTGTATGCCCTCATAGCAAAGAAAATGTCCATGTGAGGACTTCACTTGATAACTTTTTATTGACTGATGTGTCCTTTATCACCCTTTTTTTCTCTTCGTTTGCTTAAAACTCTCCTGTGTTTCTATGTCTCAGTTTGTCTTTTCGACATCAGTAGATGGACAAATAAAAGCATGGTTATATGAAGTAATGGGTCCCAGGGTTAATTACGATGCTCCCAACCTCTCATGTACAAGAATGGTTTATAGTGCAGATGGTAGCAGGTTAGTCTGTTATTCGGTTATTCCTGCTGTAATATTTCTGCAATCTATGTCTCGTTTGGCAGCATGAAAATCTAACTTTTAAAACAATGCAGGCTTTTTTCATGTGGGACAAGTAAAGATGGGGAGTCTCATGTTGTGGAGTGGAATGAAAATGAAGGCACAATAAAGAGGAACTACCAAGGATTTAAAAACCTATCTTTGGGTGTTGTTCAATTTGACACAACCAGGAACAAGTATTTGGCAGTTGGTGATGACTACGTGCTCAAAGTGTGGGATATGGATAATGTCAATCTCTTGTCTACTATTGAGGCCGAAGGAGGTTTACCAGTACGTTTTCCCAAaactattcacatattatgTTTGCTTCTATTCCACTCTGCTGTATTTATACATTAACTTTCCCTTTTAAAGGCAACCCCTCGTATCCGCTTCAACAAGGATGGTTCGTTGCTAGCTGTTTCTGCCACTgacaacaaaatcaaagttttggCTACGACAGATGGTGTTCGGTTGATGAGCAATTATAATCATTCACTTTTTGCCTCTAGAAATGCAGCAGAAAAGGTCAGTATTCATTTTCCTGGATAGACCTAAAATAGTTTCAAGAAGGCTGCTTTACTACATAATTTTTTCTGTATGTAGTAACtacatatgtgtgtgtgtgtgtgtgtgtgtgagtgtgtatCATGAGTTGGGCTGAGTAATTGATCATTCTTGACAGAATGGTAGCACGAGAAGCATGGATGATATTAAGAAACCAAGGTTAAGTGAAGAGCTCAACAGAAGAAAAATCTGGAAGCTCACTGAAATTAGTGACACTGCTCGTATTCGATCTTTGAGGATATCAATGACTACAATAAAAACAGACAAGGTTGGATTTCTTCTCCGCATCAATTAGCTAAAGGGAGTAAGGGACACACAATCACTCTTCATTCACTCCACATATTCTGGGCATCAGTCTAGTACTTCTTCATATAAACGAATAAAACGATAGTCATGTGtcccaaattttttttctcttattcATTGATTATGAACATTTGTTTCtgcacatttatttttaagtgTTGATGTTATTGCCTTTTTTAACAATTTATTGCCGGAATAATAACAAAGGTAACCTACTGACTTCTTCTGTCACTGTTTCAGATTGCAAGGTTGGTTTACACTAATTCAGGAAATGCCATTCTGGCATTAGCATCAAATGGAACCCATCTACTGTGGAGGTGGCCACGAGGTGACCAGAGTACGAGTGGCAAGGTATATTGATATGTTGTTATCCTGTAATgtacttaaaataaaaaagagattTTAACAAACCCAGTTTCAATCTGCATCTTCTCTTTTAATCAAAATCTTAAGTGATGCTTTTGCTATAAATGTCATTTAGGCAACAACCAAGGTTTCCCCACGTTTGGTGGAACAAGCTTCAGGCATCCTGATGGTTAATGATCTTACTGGTGCTAAACCTGATAATGCAAtacactgccttgctttgtcCAAGAATGATTCTTATGTCGTGTCAGCCTCCGGAGGGAAGATATCGTTGTTCAACCTAATGACATTCAAGGTCAACAAACCTTTTAATCTAATAAATTTGGATTTTGGTTCAGTGTTTCCAAATGTTTGTATTGATCATGTAGCCAATAAGAGTATTATAGAAGTACTTGTTTAACTGCAGAACATGTCAAGTTTCATGTCGCCACCACCTGTGGTAACATGTCTTGCTTTACACCCTGATGACAATAATATAGTTGCTGTTGGATGCGATGATTCGACTATTCACATATATAATGTCCGCACTAATGAGGTATGCTGTTTCGTACTATGAATTGCTGTTGTTGCATGCATCCTTAATGAGATGTCTGACTAGGTGGCCATTTTTTCCTCCTTTTAGGCCAGGATAACGCTCAAGGGTCACACTAAGGGAGTTACAAGCCTTGCGTTCTCTCAACTTCTGAAGACACTAGTTTCTTCTGGAGCAGATGCTCAGGTTTGTGTTgacaagtaaaaaaaaagcagGAATTCTCTTTTATGAATACAATCTGATAGTTTGGTGTTCTTTCACCAGATAGTTGTGTGGAGCTCTGATAAGTGGGAAAAGCAGAAGAATAGTTTCTTGGATATTCCAGCTTGGACAACACCTACAGGACTGGTTGGAAGTCATCTACAGTATCAGAAGGATCAGAATCACTTTCTCATTGTACACAGGATTCAACTTGCTGTTTACGAGACCTTGAGGCTTGAATGCCAAAAGAAGGTATTTAAAATCTAATTTTACTTCTGATGgcatggggggggggggggactcTAATTGATGACAAATGATAACTTTGATAAATTGACAAGAGCACTAACTCCTGGTACTATTATATATCTATAATGTGCACTGTGATCTGTAACATGCTTGGCATAACACCAATAATGTAGAAATAGAGATGAAGTTGAATCAGCTCTCCTCTCTTTTCAAGACATTACATGTTTTATGTTTCTTGTTTCAGTGGGTAGTAGGAGAATCTTCAGCACCACTCTCCTGTGCAACATTCTCTTGTGACAACCAGTTAGTCTACGCTACCTTTCTGGATGGAACTGTGTGTGTTTTTGCAGCTTCAAATCTTCATATGCAATGCCAGATTAACCCCTACGCTTATCTGCCACCTAATGTCAGGTGATCAATCTTTCTTAACCTTTTCATTGATTCAGATGTGCATGCATTCTCCTACATGATAATATATGATCGTCAACTGTCGATCTGTTATGACTCTAAATCAGTAGTGATTCCTAACCtattttgcttttttttttcctggttCACAGCTCCGGAACATACCCCTCAGTGGTGGCTGCGAATCCACAAGAGCCAAATCAGTTTGCCGTGGGATTAACAGATGGTACAGTTGTCATGCTCGAACCGCTGGAGTCTGGAGACAGTTGGGGCGTGCCTCCACCAGCAGACAATGGTTACTTCCATGCTTCAATTTCTGCCAATGGCTCCAGTTTGGAACAACTCCATAGCTAAGAAGGCCTAGTTGGAAATACACAGTTCTAGTTAGATCAATAATAAGGCCTTAGAGCCTAGCGTTTTTAGTTTTCTCTCTTTTGGCAATTTTGCCAATATGTATCTCCTGCTGCAATGAGCTCAGACTTTATGCTAATTTCCATTAAATCCGGTATTTTCCAATAATTGCTGAGATGTGTGATGAAAACACTTTTCCTTCTCTTTTCCCAGCTTCATGGTTGATACTTGAGAACAAATAATAGACCATGGCAAGTAATAAATATAGGGCTGCTGTGCGCAGAAGCACTTTACCTTGTGGAAAATTGTTTAAGAATATCCAAAGTTCACCATGAAAGAAATTATGTCATCCAAATCATGGACAAATACTTCTTATTTGTTGGTCATCTTGGCTCTGTTTGCTACTGACCCTAAATCTTAAAACGAAAGCTGCTATTGCCATGGAATTTCATCGATATGGAGTTGCAGGTGATATCAAGTTATGAACAAGTAGAACAGTAAGCAGTGTACTGTGCACTATGTCTTATCGAACCACAAGACTCATGAAGCAAAGCCCAAATCAGCTGCCAAGTCAATCGAGGCCCTAAATGCGTGAGAATTTACtacaagaacaagctttggaGCGTTACTCTGCCCGTAGCAGGTTCCCACCTCACGCCTCAACCTATGAAGAtcattttttagaatgttCGGGGTATGGGCAACACCCCCACTCGTCGAGTCTTGAGTAGGATGGTTCGCAAATACAAACATGCTATTATTAGTATTTCTGaacattttattaatttaagttCACTTAAATCTTCATTTTGGCGTTCTTTAAAGATGTTTCCAGCAGCTGTGAATGACAGGGGGGACCAACTTCCAAATATCTGGTTTTTATGTGATCAAGCTATTCAGCCTACTATGTTACTAGCTACAGACCAGCAGCTCACAATTTCTTGCATTTTGGACAATGTTAATTGTATTTTGACTTAAGTTTATGCAAGAACTACGGTAACAGAGCGTCGCCGGCTTTAAAATGATCTGTTTcatgttaaaaatgcatttGTTCAGGGACCCTAGATAGTGTTGGGTgattttaattgtgtcataGGTGCTCATGAAAAACGAGGTGGAATTCTTCCCAATGTTGTTTCATGTTCAGACTTTCAGGACATGTCAACTAATTGTGAGTTGGTTCATCTTCCTACCAAAGGATTGCCTTATACCTGAACGAATAGAAGGGGTGTTGATGCAAGTGTTGAAATGAGGCTTGACCGGTGTCTTAGCAATTTCTCTTGGATGGATGTTTGGTGCAATTTGGAGTGCACTACTCTTCCTCGTTTTTCCTCAGATCATTGTCCTCttttagtgtcattttcaAAGCTTATACCTAACCAAAGATCACCATTTCGGTTCCATCGCATGTGGGTAGATCATccaagttttctttctttggtgaAGGAGGTTTGGCAGGGTTCTCATTTCTATGGTAATCCAATGTTTGTTTTGACTTCTAAGTTGCAGACTTTTAAACAACAGATTCGGATTTGGAATAAAGCTGAGTTTGGGGATGTAAACATAATGGTGGAGAAGTCATTTAATGATTTGCATATAATTCAGCGGGAAATTACTAGCTTGGGTCATTCTGATGACTTGCTTTCCAGAGAGAGTGTTGCCAGTGCTCAAGTTCATGAGGCTCTTTTTCTTCAAGAGAAGTTTTTATGTGATAAATCAAGGATAAAATGGCTTACTGAAGGTGACCgaaattcttctttcttccatGCAATGGTTAAAGTCCGACATCTTAAACAGTCATTATCAACTATGAGAGATGGAAACAGTATTATTGATGACCCAAAAGAGATTAGTGATCATGTGGTAAAATATTTCAATGGCCTCTTCACAGAAGATTCTTTTGTAAGAGACACTGGTCTAGTTTCTCAGGTAATTTCTAATCTCGTGACTACTGAGGATAATACTATGTTAACAGTCATTTCCACATCTGAGGAAATATTTCAGACTATGTGTTCCATGGATCATAATAGTTCTCCTGGTCCGGATGATTTtggtggaatttttttttatgaagtgttGGTCAGTTGTTGGTGCAGAAGTAGTCCAAGCTATTCAGAGTTTTTTCAATACTGGATACATTCTCTCCCACTTCAATTCCAATTAAATGATCTTGATTCCTAAAGTCCCTGGAGCAGACACCGTAACGCAGTTGCGTCCTATTACTAtgacaaattttattttcaagctTACCCACAAAGATTTTAGCTGACCGTTTGGGAAGTATTGCTACTCAGATTATTTCATCCAACCAAAGTGCTTTTCTTAAAGGCCGCACTATTGCAGACCCCATTATATTGACTTTAGAATGCATTAACCTCTTGAATCGTAATTGTTAGGGCGGTAACATTGTAATTAAGTTTAATGTGCAAAAGGCATTTGACACACTTGATTGAGGTTTCTTACTTCGAGTTTTGAAGGCTTTTGGTTTTTCAGATCTTTTTTGTGACCGGATTAAAGCATTTTTGGGGTTTGCACACTTATCAATTTTAGTTAATGGTGAGATTGAAGGGTTTTTTTCCTTATTCTCGTGGTGTTTGTCAAGGAGATCCTTTGTCACATATTCTCTTTTGTCTTGCGGAAGAGGTTTTAAGTAGAGGTATCACTAAGCTGGCTGAGGATTGACTTATTGATTTACTGTCAGCTCCTCTTGATATTACTCCACCCTCGCATGTTCTATTTGCAGATGACATTATGGTTTTTATGTGGGGTACAACGAGATATTTGAAGAATCTAATGAAGTTTATGGAGGAATATGACTTGAATTCAGGGCAAACAGTCAATAAATCTAAATCGCTTGTGTTCCTTGGGAAATATACTCAACGTAGACGCTTTGTTATCCGGAAAATTTTGGGTGTCAAGCAAGGGTCTCTTCCATTCACATACCTTGGGGTTCCGATTTTTCATAGACGTCCCAAGAGGGTGTATTTTCAGGTCATTGCAGATAGAGTGAGATGCAAGTTGTCCTCTTGGAAATGTTCTCTGTTGTCGCAAGCGGGTAGGATATAACTTATTCAGTCAGTGATTCAAGGCATTTTGGTTTATAGTTTTCAGATTTATGAGTGGCCGGCTGGTTTACTTCATGACCATCAATCTTGGatcaagaattttttttggactGGAGACCCTTTGAAAGTAGGCATGTCTTTTGTTGCTTGGCGTCACTGTTGTAAACCTAAAGAGGAAGGAGGCTTGAGATTACGTGATCTATTTGAGGCTAATCGTGCTCTTCTAATAAAGAGATGTTGGGAGATgctctcatcttcttctccagCCTCTATTTTGCTTAGAGCTCGTTTTTTGAAAGATGATTTCATTTCTAACCTATAAACTCTTACAAGAGATCTTCAGTCTGGTTGGGTCTCAAAAAAGTTTGGCCaatgtttttaaattctttgTATTGGAGTGTTGGTGATGGTAAGAGGATATCTTTTTGGCAAGATAATTGGTTAGGTGAGCCTATTGCTACTAGTGTTGGAGTAAGTGGCTCTATTCCACTTCATGTTAAGGTGAATGATATTATTGTTGATTCTCATTGGGTTCTCCTAGtagattttatttcttaattcCCTCAAGCAGCAGAAAAAATTGAGCGCATTGCTCTGCCTGATGCAGACACATCTGACTCTCTTTTATGGCCACACTCCTCCTCAAGAATTTTGACAG from Argentina anserina chromosome 2, drPotAnse1.1, whole genome shotgun sequence carries:
- the LOC126785275 gene encoding protein TPR3-like, yielding MAAPPGTSQLLSKDLTILIMQFLQEDKWQETLHKLQQESGYYFDMKYFEEMLLGGHWIEVEKYLSGFTKLDDNRYSMKIFFEIRKQKYLEALDRHDRAAAVDILVKDLKVFESLNEELFKEITQLLTLNNFRDNAQLSAYVDVETARLMMTEELKKLVLANPCFRDKLQFPKLKNSRLRTLINQSLNWQHSLCHNPKQNPDIRTLFVDHTCRHPDDPFAHVAANGQAPQMGVVQRADGFIPIGVNGSFLAPIAHPPSQPPLSTWMSNPPSVNQLAASAGGIGLGIPANPASSSAGPANPEDLFRMRFPAASGRVIMPGINSGHVLSPALNARDDFPKAVARILNQGSVPTSMDFHPLQQTLLLVGTNVGDISIWEVSSREKLVSRSFHPWDMAASSMALKATLVKDPSVSVKRVLWSPDGSLFGVAYSKHMLQLYGYFGGHDIRQHIEIDAHVGSVNDLAFCTPIRQLCVITCGDDKAIKVWDAATGSKLYTFEGHEAPVHSVCPHSKENVHFVFSTSVDGQIKAWLYEVMGPRVNYDAPNLSCTRMVYSADGSRLFSCGTSKDGESHVVEWNENEGTIKRNYQGFKNLSLGVVQFDTTRNKYLAVGDDYVLKVWDMDNVNLLSTIEAEGGLPATPRIRFNKDGSLLAVSATDNKIKVLATTDGVRLMSNYNHSLFASRNAAEKNGSTRSMDDIKKPRLSEELNRRKIWKLTEISDTARIRSLRISMTTIKTDKIARLVYTNSGNAILALASNGTHLLWRWPRGDQSTSGKATTKVSPRLVEQASGILMVNDLTGAKPDNAIHCLALSKNDSYVVSASGGKISLFNLMTFKNMSSFMSPPPVVTCLALHPDDNNIVAVGCDDSTIHIYNVRTNEARITLKGHTKGVTSLAFSQLLKTLVSSGADAQIVVWSSDKWEKQKNSFLDIPAWTTPTGLVGSHLQYQKDQNHFLIVHRIQLAVYETLRLECQKKWVVGESSAPLSCATFSCDNQLVYATFLDGTVCVFAASNLHMQCQINPYAYLPPNVSSGTYPSVVAANPQEPNQFAVGLTDGTVVMLEPLESGDSWGVPPPADNGYFHASISANGSSLEQLHS